Genomic segment of Ferviditalea candida:
GTAAGCTGATTCGAACAAACGTCCGGGAAGCGGAGGCGCTATGATGAGCGCTTGCACTTCCCGGACGTTTTCAATTTTCCGCGCCGTCTCTGGAAGCGCATTGTTGACATTTCCCGCGAATCTCAATGTAGGCTTCATCCGCGGAAAACATTTCGTTTTGAATGACCTCCTGCAGCTTCATCGGTTCCGAATAATAAAAATCAATGATTTTACCGCAATGAGTGCAAATTAAATGATGATGCTTCTCCAAATTATTGTCATAGCGGGTCGCTCCACCCTGATAATAAACTTCTTTTACCAGTCCGTATTGTTTAAGATGCTTAAGATTGTTATAAACAGTAGCCGGGCTTAAAATATTCAGCTTTTTGCTGATTTCCGAAAAGATTTCCTCTGCTGACGGATGGGTATTTTTGTGGCTGTACAAATACTCCAAGATCATTTTTCTTTGTACGGACATTTTCAATCCGTTCTGCTTCACAACCTCCAAAGCCTCTTTCAATGTCGCAGCCATAATCCATCACCTGCTTATTTTCAGATTGTTAACCCGCATTAAATCCATCCCGAATATCTACGCCGGCTCGTCAAGAATTCAAAACATTCTGCTTTGTAAGCGATTGCTTAAATATGCAACAAGAATCGTTATAGAAAATAAATACACTATTTTTCTTTTTATTATAATAAATATTAGCTTAAATTAATAATAATTAATAAGGTAATAAAAGTCAATTTTAAAAATTTTGTTCTTGAAATGCGAGAAATAAAATGATAAATTTTAGTTAATTATTTATAATTATTATAAATAGATAATAAATTTAAGGGAGGAGATTTTTTGACTCAAATGATGAAGTTGACTGCTTCTTCGGGCGCCCCTGTTACGGACAATCAGAATTCACAGAACAGAAAGGAGAATAACCTATGAGCACTATAGAAACTGCCAACACTGGCAAGTGCCCGGTAATGCACGGCGGTGCTACTAGTCATAAATCTAGTGGCACGTCAAACAGAGACTGGTGGCCAAACCAGTTGAACTTGAATATTCTGCATCAGCATGACAGAAAATCCAACCCTATGGGAGAAGACTTTAATTACGCAGAAGAATTTAAAAAATTAGACTACTATGCTCTGAAGCAGGATCTCCGCGATCTAATGACAAACAGTCAGGATTGGTGGCCTGCTGACTACGGGCATTATGGTCCATTTTTTATCCGTATGTCCTGGCACGCCGCAGGCACTTATCGTACTGGCGACGGCCGCGGCGGCGCTGGAACCGGCGCACAGCGTTTTGCTCCGCTTAACAGCTGGCCTGACAACGTCAACCTTGACAAAGCCCGTCGACTGCTGTGGCCGATTAAGCAAAAGTACGGCAACAAGATCTCTTGGGCCGACTTGCTCGTTCTGGCAGGCAATG
This window contains:
- a CDS encoding Fur family transcriptional regulator, whose translation is MAATLKEALEVVKQNGLKMSVQRKMILEYLYSHKNTHPSAEEIFSEISKKLNILSPATVYNNLKHLKQYGLVKEVYYQGGATRYDNNLEKHHHLICTHCGKIIDFYYSEPMKLQEVIQNEMFSADEAYIEIRGKCQQCASRDGAEN